A genome region from Thalassotalea euphylliae includes the following:
- a CDS encoding phosphomannomutase CpsG (capsular polysaccharide biosynthesis protein; catalyzes the formation of D-mannose 6-phosphate from alpha-D-mannose 1-phosphate): MSTLTCFKAYDIRGKLGDELNEDVAYRVGRAFAQHLAAHSVVIGGDVRLSTESLKAALAEGLMDGGADVIDLGLCGTEHIYFATSHLNCDGGICVTASHNPIDYNGMKLVRSESKPISGDSGLFDIKALAEANKFEKPERLGTKRELNIDAAFTEHLMTYIDPGQLSPLKIVVNAGNGAAGPTLDFIEQYFHAHQVPIEFIKVHHQPNGTFPNGIPNPLLPENRDSTQQAVIEHQADFGIAWDGDFDRCFLFNEHGQFIEGYYIVGLLAENFLAKNAQEAVIHDPRLTWNTIDIVSTAGGHPIQSKTGHAFIKERMRKENAVYGGEMSAHHYFRDFFYCDSGMIPWLLIAELVSVKGKRLSELVGERIAMFPSSGEINNWVKDAPQAIHRVKAFYQPMAIDSDETDGISMVFPEWRFNLRSSNTEPVVRLNVESKGDIELMKKKTQEVLDLLMIS; this comes from the coding sequence GTTATCGGGGGCGACGTTCGCCTGAGTACAGAGTCGCTTAAAGCTGCGCTTGCAGAAGGTTTGATGGATGGCGGGGCTGATGTTATTGATTTAGGCCTGTGCGGGACTGAACATATTTATTTTGCGACTTCTCACCTAAATTGCGATGGTGGCATATGCGTGACAGCGAGCCATAACCCAATTGATTACAACGGTATGAAGCTAGTGCGCAGTGAAAGTAAGCCCATAAGCGGCGATTCTGGACTGTTTGACATTAAAGCACTAGCAGAAGCCAATAAATTTGAAAAGCCTGAACGCCTTGGTACTAAACGCGAATTAAACATTGATGCGGCATTTACTGAGCACCTGATGACCTATATTGATCCAGGGCAGCTTTCTCCTTTGAAAATTGTGGTTAATGCGGGCAACGGCGCTGCGGGACCTACGTTAGATTTTATTGAACAGTATTTTCACGCTCACCAAGTACCAATCGAATTTATCAAAGTTCATCACCAACCAAATGGCACTTTCCCTAATGGTATTCCTAATCCATTGCTGCCCGAGAATCGAGATTCAACGCAACAAGCAGTGATTGAGCATCAAGCCGATTTTGGTATCGCTTGGGATGGCGATTTTGATCGGTGTTTTCTGTTTAATGAGCATGGGCAATTTATTGAAGGTTATTACATCGTTGGTTTGCTGGCAGAGAACTTTCTTGCCAAGAATGCTCAAGAGGCAGTAATTCACGACCCTAGGTTGACTTGGAATACGATTGATATTGTCAGCACTGCTGGTGGCCACCCTATTCAAAGTAAAACAGGCCATGCGTTTATCAAAGAGCGCATGCGTAAGGAAAACGCTGTCTATGGCGGTGAAATGAGCGCTCACCATTATTTTCGAGACTTTTTCTATTGCGATAGTGGCATGATTCCTTGGCTCTTGATAGCTGAGTTAGTCAGTGTCAAAGGTAAACGGCTATCTGAGTTAGTTGGCGAACGAATTGCGATGTTCCCTTCTTCTGGTGAGATTAACAATTGGGTAAAAGACGCTCCTCAAGCCATTCACCGAGTGAAAGCGTTTTATCAGCCAATGGCTATTGACTCTGACGAAACTGATGGCATCAGCATGGTGTTTCCTGAGTGGCGTTTTAATCTTCGCAGCAGTAATACCGAACCGGTTGTGCGCTTAAATGTTGAGTCAAAAGGCGATATTGAGTTGATGAAGAAAAAAACACAAGAAGTGTTAGATTTACTAATGATATCTTAA